The following are from one region of the Corylus avellana chromosome ca1, CavTom2PMs-1.0 genome:
- the LOC132168150 gene encoding uncharacterized protein LOC132168150 isoform X1, whose translation MRSVNNNSVETINAAATAIVSAESRVQPTTVPVSKRRWGSCWSLYWCFGSHKNSKRISHAILVPESVVPGAAAPANENPTPSSAIILPFIAPPSSPASFLQSDPPSATQSPAGLLSLTSLSVNSYSPGGTAAIFAVGPYAYETQLVSPPVFSTFTTEPSTAPFTPPPESMQLTTPSSPEVPFAQLLTSSLDRARRNNGTSLKFALAHYEFQPYQQYPGSPGGHLISPGSAISNSGASTPFPDRHPILEFRMGEAPKLLGFEHFSARKWGSRLGSGSLTPDGVGVGSRLGSGSLTPDGVGLGSRLNSGSLTPDGAGLGSRLGSGSLTPDAMDPASRDSFLLENRICEMASLTSSGNGCQNNGTIVNHRVSFELTGEDVARCLANKSMAPTRNVSEASQDIVAEAPSDREGIVADSKNCCELSTGETSNELPEKASEEGEEQSYRKHRSVSLGSIKEFNFDNTKGEASDKPPIGSEWWANENVTGKEARHGNNWAFFPMLQPGVS comes from the exons ATGAGGAGCGTAAATAATAACAGCGTGGAGACCATAAACGCCGCAGCTACTGCTATCGTCTCCGCAGAGAGTCGCGTCCAGCCCACCACTGTTCCAGTAAGT AAAAGAAGATGGGGAAGCTGCTGGAGCCTTTACTGGTGCTTTGGATCTCATAAAAACAGCAAGCGGATTAGCCATGCTATCCTTGTTCCTGAGTCAGTGGTTCCAGGAGCTGCAGCTCCTGCTAATGAAAACCCAACCCCCTCAAGTGCCATTATACTACCCTTCATTGCCCCTCCCTCTTCTCCCGCATCCTTCCTACAATCAGATCCTCCCTCTGCTACCCAATCACCTGCTGGATTACTGTCCCTCACTTCTCTTTCTGTCAATTCCTATTCACCGGGTGGAACTGCAGCAATTTTTGCTGTAGGTCCTTATGCATATGAGACACAGTTGGTCTCTCCCCCTGTATTTTCTACCTTCACCACGGAACCGTCTACTGCTCCTTTCACTCCCCCTCCTGAATCCATGCAACTGACAACACCTTCATCTCCTGAAGTGCCATTTGCTCAACTGCTAACATCTTCGCTTGACCGCGCTCGTAGAAACAATGGGACCAGCCTGAAGTTTGCATTAGCCCATTATGAATTCCAGCCTTATCAACAGTACCCAGGAAGCCCTGGTGGTCACCTCATATCACCTGGATCGGCAATCTCAAATTCTGGAGCATCAACTCCTTTCCCTGATAGACACCCTATCCTAGAGTTCCGCATGGGGGAGGCTCCAAAACTCTTGGGCTTTGAACATTTTTCAGCTCGTAAATGGGGTTCAAGGCTTGGTTCTGGATCTTTGACCCCAGATGGTGTGGGGGTTGGTTCAAGGCTAGGTTCTGGATCTTTGACCCCAGATGGTGTGGGGTTGGGTTCAAGGTTAAATTCAGGATCTTTGACCCCAGATGGTGCCGGGTTGGGCTCGAGGTTGGGTTCTGGATCTTTGACACCTGATGCAATGGACCCTGCCTCTCGAGACAGTTTCCTTCTGGAGAACCGGATTTGTGAAATGGCATCCCTCACCAGCTCAGGAAATGGATGTCAAAATAATGGAACTATAGTTAATCACAGAGTATCATTTGAGTTGACTGGGGAAGACGTTGCACGCTGTCTTGCAAATAAATCCATGGCACCTACAAGAAATGTGTCAGAAGCTTCACAGGATATAGTGGCAGAAGCCCCAAGTGATAGAGAAGGGATAGTAGCAGATAGCAAGAATTGTTGCGAGTTGTCTACTGGGGAAACATCCAATGAACTGCCTGAAAAAGCTTCTGAGGAAGGGGAGGAGCAGAGCTATCGGAAGCATCGTTCTGTATCTCTTGGGTCAATCAAAGAGTTCAATTTTGACAACACAAAAGGTGAAGCGTCTGATAAGCCCCCCATTGGCTCCGAGTGGTGGGCAAATGAAAATGTAACGGGGAAGGAAGCTAGGCATGGCAACAACTGGGCTTTCTTCCCAATGCTGCAACCAGGGGTCAGCTGA
- the LOC132168156 gene encoding sec-independent protein translocase protein TATB, chloroplastic isoform X2 produces MVMASAICTPTFSSPSSAKSVIYSVSSSHTSHPKTPKFHLSKWVPPLGLSIFSPWSGLKHLGISITPKPLNSERKERCKGKMVYASLFGVGAPEALVIGVVALLVFGPKGLAEVARNLGKTLRAFQPTIRELQEVSRDFKSTLEREIGLDDISTENKISSSRPNATSTPSSTTITKDSQTVVDPNGASSPNRAYTTEEYLKITEEQLKASAAQQQVQVPPSGEGELETQTQPQATMPPPQKPESEK; encoded by the exons ATGGTCATGGCCTCGGCAATTTGTACTCCCACATTCTCATCACCGTCCTCTGCAAAATCTGTTATTTACTCCGTATCTTCTTCTCACACTTCACACCCCAAAACCCCAAAATTTCATCTTTCCAAATGGGTTCCTCCACTGGGTCTCAGTATTTTTTCTCCGTGGAGCGGCCTCAAACATCTGGGTATCTCAATCACACCAAAGCCTCTCAATTCAG AGAGGAAGGAAAGGTGTAAGGGTAAGATGGTTTATGCATCTCTGTTTGGGGTTGGAGCTCCCGAGGCTCtggtcattggggtggtagctTTGTTGGTTTTTGGTCCCAAAGGTCTTGCTGAG GTTGCTCGAAATTTGGGGAAGACTTTGCGTGCATTTCAACCCACCATTAGAGAACTTCAG GAAGTTTCGAGGGATTTCAAGAGCACCCTTGAAAGGGAGATTGGTCTTGATGACATATCAACGGAAAACAAAATCAGCTCGAGCAGACCCAATGCCACATCAACCCCATCATCTACTACGATCACCAAGGATTCTCAAACTGTAGTTGATCCCA ATGGTGCTTCATCCCCAAACAGAGCATATACCACTGAAGAGTACCTAAAGATCACAGAAGAGCAGCTAAAGGCATCTGCTGCCCAACAGCAGGTTCAGGTACCTCCTTCAGGAGAAGGTGAGTTGGAAACTCAAACCCAGCCCCAAG CTACAATGCCTCCACCTCAAAAGCCTGAAAGTGAGAAATGA
- the LOC132168149 gene encoding silicon efflux transporter LSI2-like, whose product MALASSVKVVLGSFAFAIFWVLAVFPAVPFLPIGRTAGSLLGAMLMVVFRVLTPDQAYEAIDLPILGLLFGTMVVSVYLEKADMFKYLGNLLSWKSKGPKDLLCRICLISAISSAFFTNDTSCVVLTEFVLKIAWQHNLPPQPFLLALASSANIGSSATPIGNPQNLVIAVQSKISFGSFLIGILPAMLVGVVVNALILLSMYWRLLSIQKDETDAAVDVVEEEGVDSHRFSPATMSHVTSLDSQECNSRLETINVQGSPNVHGNTGHVETIRNRLSSNENEIHRVPGGTLDSAGNSSASKELENVVSPPKREEIIPSKTVVRSMDRLRDALSIESSAGKENLIIRWQRMLWKPCVYLITIGMLIALLMGLNLSWTTITAALALVVLDFKDARPCLEKVSYSLLIFFCGMFISVAGFNKTEIPRTLWDLMAPYARIDHVSGIAVLAIVILGLSNLASNVPTVLLLGARVAASAAAISAADKKKAWLILAWVSTVAGNLSLLGSAANLIVCEQARKAPRGYNLSFWTHLKFGLPSTIIVTAIGLILIR is encoded by the exons ATGGCCTTGGCTTCTTCTGTAAAAGTGGTTCTGGGATCATTTGCTTTCGCAATCTTCTGGGTATTGGCGGTCTTCCCAGCCGTTCCTTTTCTACCAATTGGGAGGACTGCTGGGTCCCTCCTGGGTGCTATGCTAATGGTAGTATTCCGAGTCCTAACTCCAGATCAAGCATATGAAGCAATTGATCTACCAATCCTTGGTCTTCTCTTTGGGACAATGGTTGTCAGTGTCTATCTAGAAAAAGCAGACATGTTCAAGTACTTGGGAAATCTTCTCTCATGGAAGAGTAAAGGACCAAAGGACTTACTTTGTCGAATCTGCCTGATTTCAGCCATTTCAAGTGCCTTTTTTACTAATGATACCTCTTGTGTGGTATTAACTGAATTTGTCTTAAAAATTGCATGGCAACATAATCTCCCGCCTCAACCTTTCCTTCTTGCCCTGGCCTCTAGTGCAAATATTGGGTCTTCAGCGACTCCAATTGGCAACCCCCAAAATTTGGTTATAGCTGTTCAGAGTAAGATATCTTTTGGGAGTTTTCTAATTGGAATTCTCCCTGCAATGCTAGTGGGAGTGGTTGTCAATGCTCTAATTCTTCTATCCATGTATTGGAGGCTGTTATCAATTCAGAAGGATGAAACAGATGCAGCTGTAGATGTTGTTGAAGAGGAGGGTGTGGATTCTCATCGCTTTTCACCAGCCACGATGTCACATGTCACATCCTTGGATTCTCAGGAGTGTAACTCTAGATTGGAAACTATAAATGTGCAAGGCTCTCCAAACGTGCATGGCAACACGGGTCATGTTGAGACCATTAGAAACCGGTTAAGTTCAAATGAGAATGAAATCCACAGGGTCCCTGGTGGCACGTTGGATTCTGCAGGGAATTCTAGTGCATCGAAAGAGCTGGAAAATGTTGTATCTCCTCCCAAAAGGGAGGAGATCATTCCTTCAAAGACTGTTGTTAGATCAATGGACAGACTAAGAGATGCACTTTCTATAGAGTCTTCAGCAGGAAAGGAAAATTTGATCATTAGATGGCAAAGGATGTTGTGGAAGCCGTGTGTTTACCTTATTACTATAGGAATGTTGATTGCTTTGCTCATGGGGCTGAATTTGTCATGGACTACAATTACTGCTGCACTTGCTCTTGTGGTTCTTGATTTCAAGGATGCTAGGCCTTGCCTTGAAAAG GTCTCCTATTcgcttttgattttcttttgcgGAATGTTTATCTCAGTAGCTGGCTTTAACAAAACTGAAATCCCAAGAACTCTATGGGACCTCATGGCGCCTTATGCACGGATTGATCATGTTAGCGGGATAGCAGTTCTTGCCATTGTCATTCTTGGCCTGTCAAATTTGGCTTCAAATGTACCAACTG TTTTGTTGCTGGGAGCACGAGTGGCAGCATCGGCAGCCGCAATTTCTGCAGCTGATAAGAAGAAGGCATGGCTCATCTTAGCTTGGGTTAGCACGGTAGCTGGGAACCTCTCATTACTGGGATCAGCTGCCAACTTAATAGTGTGTGAACAGGCTCGCAAAGCTCCACGTGGGTACAATTTATCTTTTTGGACCCATCTCAAATTTGGACTCCCCTCGACCATCATAGTCACTGCTATTGGTTTGATACTCATAAGATGA
- the LOC132168156 gene encoding sec-independent protein translocase protein TATB, chloroplastic isoform X1, translated as MVMASAICTPTFSSPSSAKSVIYSVSSSHTSHPKTPKFHLSKWVPPLGLSIFSPWSGLKHLGISITPKPLNSERKERCKGKMVYASLFGVGAPEALVIGVVALLVFGPKGLAEVARNLGKTLRAFQPTIRELQEVSRDFKSTLEREIGLDDISTENKISSSRPNATSTPSSTTITKDSQTVVDPNGASSPNRAYTTEEYLKITEEQLKASAAQQQVQVPPSGEGELETQTQPQATIREATMPPPQKPESEK; from the exons ATGGTCATGGCCTCGGCAATTTGTACTCCCACATTCTCATCACCGTCCTCTGCAAAATCTGTTATTTACTCCGTATCTTCTTCTCACACTTCACACCCCAAAACCCCAAAATTTCATCTTTCCAAATGGGTTCCTCCACTGGGTCTCAGTATTTTTTCTCCGTGGAGCGGCCTCAAACATCTGGGTATCTCAATCACACCAAAGCCTCTCAATTCAG AGAGGAAGGAAAGGTGTAAGGGTAAGATGGTTTATGCATCTCTGTTTGGGGTTGGAGCTCCCGAGGCTCtggtcattggggtggtagctTTGTTGGTTTTTGGTCCCAAAGGTCTTGCTGAG GTTGCTCGAAATTTGGGGAAGACTTTGCGTGCATTTCAACCCACCATTAGAGAACTTCAG GAAGTTTCGAGGGATTTCAAGAGCACCCTTGAAAGGGAGATTGGTCTTGATGACATATCAACGGAAAACAAAATCAGCTCGAGCAGACCCAATGCCACATCAACCCCATCATCTACTACGATCACCAAGGATTCTCAAACTGTAGTTGATCCCA ATGGTGCTTCATCCCCAAACAGAGCATATACCACTGAAGAGTACCTAAAGATCACAGAAGAGCAGCTAAAGGCATCTGCTGCCCAACAGCAGGTTCAGGTACCTCCTTCAGGAGAAGGTGAGTTGGAAACTCAAACCCAGCCCCAAG CTACAATACGAGAAGCTACAATGCCTCCACCTCAAAAGCCTGAAAGTGAGAAATGA
- the LOC132168150 gene encoding uncharacterized protein LOC132168150 isoform X2 has product MRSVNNNSVETINAAATAIVSAESRVQPTTVPKRRWGSCWSLYWCFGSHKNSKRISHAILVPESVVPGAAAPANENPTPSSAIILPFIAPPSSPASFLQSDPPSATQSPAGLLSLTSLSVNSYSPGGTAAIFAVGPYAYETQLVSPPVFSTFTTEPSTAPFTPPPESMQLTTPSSPEVPFAQLLTSSLDRARRNNGTSLKFALAHYEFQPYQQYPGSPGGHLISPGSAISNSGASTPFPDRHPILEFRMGEAPKLLGFEHFSARKWGSRLGSGSLTPDGVGVGSRLGSGSLTPDGVGLGSRLNSGSLTPDGAGLGSRLGSGSLTPDAMDPASRDSFLLENRICEMASLTSSGNGCQNNGTIVNHRVSFELTGEDVARCLANKSMAPTRNVSEASQDIVAEAPSDREGIVADSKNCCELSTGETSNELPEKASEEGEEQSYRKHRSVSLGSIKEFNFDNTKGEASDKPPIGSEWWANENVTGKEARHGNNWAFFPMLQPGVS; this is encoded by the exons ATGAGGAGCGTAAATAATAACAGCGTGGAGACCATAAACGCCGCAGCTACTGCTATCGTCTCCGCAGAGAGTCGCGTCCAGCCCACCACTGTTCCA AAAAGAAGATGGGGAAGCTGCTGGAGCCTTTACTGGTGCTTTGGATCTCATAAAAACAGCAAGCGGATTAGCCATGCTATCCTTGTTCCTGAGTCAGTGGTTCCAGGAGCTGCAGCTCCTGCTAATGAAAACCCAACCCCCTCAAGTGCCATTATACTACCCTTCATTGCCCCTCCCTCTTCTCCCGCATCCTTCCTACAATCAGATCCTCCCTCTGCTACCCAATCACCTGCTGGATTACTGTCCCTCACTTCTCTTTCTGTCAATTCCTATTCACCGGGTGGAACTGCAGCAATTTTTGCTGTAGGTCCTTATGCATATGAGACACAGTTGGTCTCTCCCCCTGTATTTTCTACCTTCACCACGGAACCGTCTACTGCTCCTTTCACTCCCCCTCCTGAATCCATGCAACTGACAACACCTTCATCTCCTGAAGTGCCATTTGCTCAACTGCTAACATCTTCGCTTGACCGCGCTCGTAGAAACAATGGGACCAGCCTGAAGTTTGCATTAGCCCATTATGAATTCCAGCCTTATCAACAGTACCCAGGAAGCCCTGGTGGTCACCTCATATCACCTGGATCGGCAATCTCAAATTCTGGAGCATCAACTCCTTTCCCTGATAGACACCCTATCCTAGAGTTCCGCATGGGGGAGGCTCCAAAACTCTTGGGCTTTGAACATTTTTCAGCTCGTAAATGGGGTTCAAGGCTTGGTTCTGGATCTTTGACCCCAGATGGTGTGGGGGTTGGTTCAAGGCTAGGTTCTGGATCTTTGACCCCAGATGGTGTGGGGTTGGGTTCAAGGTTAAATTCAGGATCTTTGACCCCAGATGGTGCCGGGTTGGGCTCGAGGTTGGGTTCTGGATCTTTGACACCTGATGCAATGGACCCTGCCTCTCGAGACAGTTTCCTTCTGGAGAACCGGATTTGTGAAATGGCATCCCTCACCAGCTCAGGAAATGGATGTCAAAATAATGGAACTATAGTTAATCACAGAGTATCATTTGAGTTGACTGGGGAAGACGTTGCACGCTGTCTTGCAAATAAATCCATGGCACCTACAAGAAATGTGTCAGAAGCTTCACAGGATATAGTGGCAGAAGCCCCAAGTGATAGAGAAGGGATAGTAGCAGATAGCAAGAATTGTTGCGAGTTGTCTACTGGGGAAACATCCAATGAACTGCCTGAAAAAGCTTCTGAGGAAGGGGAGGAGCAGAGCTATCGGAAGCATCGTTCTGTATCTCTTGGGTCAATCAAAGAGTTCAATTTTGACAACACAAAAGGTGAAGCGTCTGATAAGCCCCCCATTGGCTCCGAGTGGTGGGCAAATGAAAATGTAACGGGGAAGGAAGCTAGGCATGGCAACAACTGGGCTTTCTTCCCAATGCTGCAACCAGGGGTCAGCTGA